In Vicia villosa cultivar HV-30 ecotype Madison, WI linkage group LG7, Vvil1.0, whole genome shotgun sequence, the DNA window TCTTCATCAAGTATATCAAGCCTCTCGGTACTCGAAACAGCCGGAAGTCCAGAAACCAACCGAACCTCACGCAAAGCGCCGACGCGAACACCGTCGCCGGCAACCACGTTACAGCTTTTCACAAAGTGTTTATATCCCTGCGGATTATCGAATCGTCGAACCACGGACCAGACGGTTGAAACGGAGGCGTTGATCGTTTGGATCACGACGGAGTAGCACTGGTTCGGTCCCACCATGTGCGCGTCGTGGTGGTTTGTAACCGTTTCTGGTACGGTTACGGTAACGTAACGACCTTGTTTTGAACAGTTAACGCCGTTAGTCATGGCATTAACGGTGGCCATTTCAGGGTTGTATCTTTGAAACTGAACCGCTGAAGGCATTTTTTTATCTCTATAATAAAAAGTATAAATTAGTATTTATAGAAAGAAAGAAGATTAGTTTTATGAAGTGAAAGTGTTGGTTTAGATATATATGTAAAGAAGGGTGTGAGAAAAATGTGAGAGGctattattaattttgtatatGCAAGTTGGTATATAGTATATACACAagagttctttttctttttctttttctcttctttgatgttgttcaaAGGGACATAGAAAGATAATAAAAGTGAATTCATAATTGCAATTTATTGAATTAATTGATGCAATGACATTACCCGGTGGTTGCATGCAAGTGGATACACAACTTGTTGTGAGGGATGCAAGTTGCAAAATCTTGAGACTTGGAAttatcaatttcttttttttaatgttaatattttattGTTCACTTGTTGATGAATATTATTTTATTCGACCAACTTCGCCTCCTAGTAGTACCAGTCGTTGCTATGTTTCATGTTGTggtttaatttattgtttttttgtgGTTTTAATAAAAGTGATTGCATGAATTGGGAGGGTATCTTTGGAAATGGATAATGTTTGGGAAAACAGTCTAGAAGAAAGTCCGGCGTGTTGGCAAGTTGCTTGCGATATTGTATTCATCAAGTGGTGGAGGTGGCACACATAGTTTGAAATGTACATGCTACGATTAAAAAAGTTTGGATACTTTTTCTCGtgtttatttttgagaaaaagaAAACTACTTGTTGTGTGTTTATAGAATTTATAATTGTAAAGATGTTTAAGACATTATTTGATAAGACCATTTAAGAATATTCACAATGAAACGCCATTCATTACGATGTTTTAATAGATTTTGAAATTAATAATTCTATATTTTAACAAGAAATTAtacaatattaaattttatacatGTATATGTTTGTAAGAGGTCCACAAGAGATGGCAAATGATGTTCAATACGGATAAGGGATGCAACATATTGTTTGTGCTAATTTTTTTGTCGTTCATTTATCATAACACACATTCATTGTTTATAATGAACGCCCTTAGATTAGAATACTCGTTtgtttatgaaaataaagagagTGACGTGTTCCAAGCCATAACGATAAAAGggaggaagtcaagaagaaaaaGATATGTTCTCTTGAGTAATTGAGGAGCTAGCTATCTTTTTTCCACACTCTTAAGAGTAAAAAGTACGGTTATTGCTTCTTTAGTCTAAGATCTAGGATCTTAAGAGTAGAAAGTATTGTTATTGCTTCCTTGAAGCCAAAGATCTAGGATGAAAATTCTTATAAATTCCTCAACTATAAGATTGAGAGGGACATCTATTAACCATATGAATTCTTATAAACTCCTCAACACCGAAAACAAGGCAAAAGATGTCAAAGAACGAACATCTATTAACCCTGATAATTCGTAGCAGCCGCATAAAATCATTACACTTTGCCATTTAGAGACATGGAAATGTTCAAATGAAGTAGGAATAATGTAGAGAGTTTCAAGCCTTTGAACACCCACCTCGAGCATATTTGGCTTTAGGACTTTCATATGCAAGACATTACACCGCCGTGAACCCCCAAGTCAGATGTCAAGGGGCCTGGACCCAGCAGGTGATGCAAGCGTGACAAGATCAAATGGCACCATATAGATGATTTCTACTGAGTCAAGAAGGAGATAGAGAGCCTCATCCATGAGGGTCATTTGAAGAAATATGCCAGGTGAAATGCCACCCAAATGTCAGGCGAATTCAGCTCTCAAGGGCGAGATGCTTATAGAAATCCTAGGTAAAAAAAGAGGAATCAAGCAAGGAGCGGGAACATACATGTGGTCCACAAAGAACAACAAATGTTTTGAGTGCAGAGACACCAGTTCGTCCTGTAGGATATATGCTCGCTAAGTACTAATCGTTGAGGGCTCACCTGCGAATCATGACTCGGGCGACATGGGAGCTTCGAAATTCGAGATCACTTTCTCTAAGAGGGATGCAACATGAATTCATCTGCATGACAATGGCCATATAGTCATAACCTTAAGGTGTGATGAATGGGAGATTAAAAGAGTGTTGATCGTTCAAGGTAGCTCTATGGATATCCTTTATTGGGACACTCTTGAAAGACTCTTCTTGGACCTATACGACCTCAAAGCCTTCAAAGGCTCACTGGAAGGATTTTCAGGTGAACAAGTGCATGTGAAATGGTTTATTACCCTGAAGACCGTGTTTCAAGCTAAGGAGAACGCCAGGCTGATCAAGGTAAGATATTTGGTCATAAACGCATCTTCCTCATATAACATGATTATAGGGTGGCTTACTTTCAACCAACTCGGAGTCGCTCTATCTACGTTGTATATATGCATGAAACACCTCTATCAGGTAGGAAATTTGGGGTTACCCAAGGGGATCAAGAGATCACTATGAAGTGTTACGTGGATAACTAATAAGAGGTAAATGTATCATGTTTCTTGATTGTTTTCTCTTTAATTTCATGTGTGTTTTCATCATTCTAGTTCGTTTTTACGCGTTTTTGTCTCCTATGTTTGTTTTCAGGTAATAAGAGGTCAACAAAGTGAATCAGGACAAAAAGTTCAAAGATCACACGAAAAGAGTGTTTCCAATACTAATTTCCAGAGACCAACACGTCATGGCCCTCTAGCATGACGCGGGCCGTGTTGGCCTCTTAGAAGCACACTCATACAAGCAACCAGAGGCTGACACAGTCAGTCCATGTTCCCTGACACTACTCATGTCAGCACTTAGGTAGGTACAAACTTTTGATCTTTTGATGGCTTTTGTGGCCTTTTGACATCTATAACCTCCATTTCTTTTATGATTAGTGATAACTGACAATTAAGCTCAAAATTAGTGCAAACAATGGGCAACTTAAGGCTTGGATTCGTATAAATAGAGGTCTAAGGATCCATCATTTTCATCATCTTTTACTACAAGCACTCAAAACATTTGTTGTTCTTTGTTCTTAGCTTAAGTTCTTACTAGTTTTCTTGTAATTTCTGCACTTATGATATTATAATCTTTCCTTTATTTTCATTCCCATTTTCCATTGCTTtacttattttcaattatttatttttcttgcaatgtCCCTAAACTTGTTTATTGTTATTGTTCATCTCCCCATGAGTGAGTAGATCCTTAGGGACATGAGGCTATGAGAGTCCATCTCATAAAGAACCCCTACTAAGTCATCCATATGTGATCATGTTTATGTCAATTGCGAAAGATGTCGAACATGTATCAAAAGATAATGGTTCGACATTTGAAAGCATATTACTAAACAACTAAGTTCGAGGCGCCACTGACAAGGTGACTTGGTCTCAATTGAGAAAAAATAAAGATGCGGCGACGCGTGACAAGACGTAACGCTCTTAATTGAAATCCTTAACTGTGTCTGAAACTCATTTAGATGCGCACGCCACAAATGTGAGTGTCGCACATATTTAtctaaaaattctataaaaataacTTAGAAATTTTGCTCTCATGATCAAAATATGGATGATCATAGAGGTAAGTCTTGATGGATGCTGATAGCCCCTAATCatgctttttattatttgttaaaatttattttcattctGCATCAGTCAAACCTTTTTTGATCGCTTTAGATAAACATATTTGAAGTAAGATTTAATAATCACACATCTTTCTATGGGTTCAATTTTTTTACTACTTGACACAACTGTGCACTTGCGGTTCACACATGATCAATAGCCTGAAGTTGAAAAAGACAATGGCCATGGCCCACGTCTAACAAGCGGAAAACCAGGAAGTAAATATTGTGGACATGAATTTAGGGGTCAAGCCACAAGAGGTAACTCCCAAGGATGAAGATATAGCATCCCTAATTCAGAGAGCATGAAGGTGGCAAAAGAAGAAAACCATTCAAAACCTTTTTTAACTAGTTAAGAAACTTACACTTCAATATCATTTATAGTATTTGAGTTCGATACACCGCCATTTTACTATTTTAATACAAATTGCAATGATTCAGTACACTTGTTGAAATCACTATCATTGAACCCCAAactttcccttttcactcaccTACCGATTCAATTcctatttgaaggatagaaaaacacttagaaagggggggattgaataagtgtgactttaaatcttggacgataaaaataaatgcacaaatatttttatcctggttcgctgttaacgaagctactccagtccacccccgcagagatgatttacctcaactgaggatttaatccactaatcgcacggattacaatggttttccacttagccgcaactaagtcttccagagtcttctgatcacaacctgatcactccaggaacaactgcttagttcactcctaagactttttctagagtctactgatcaacacgatcactctaggcttagttcactcctaagactttctgctcagccaactgctaagacttcctagagtatactgatcaaccgatcactctagttccttacaacttaatgtaatcaattcaagagtttacaaatgcttcttaaaagcgataatcacaactgtgatatttctcttacagtttaagcttaatctcactaagatattacaacagcaatgtagtgagctttgatgaagatgaagattctgagtttagatttgaacagcgtttcagcaagtttgatataagttgattttgtgcagaatcgttaaccttgcttctcatcagaacttcatatttataggcgttgagaagatgatcgttgaatgcatttaatgctttgcgtgttccgtacagctttgcatttaatgttatacgcttttgtcaactacctcgagccttgttcacgttgtgtctactgacgtagcctttagtagctttaacgttccttttgtcagtcagcgtagtctgccacgtgtacttccttctgatctgatgtttgtgaatacgacgtttgaatatcatcagagtcaaacagcttggtgcacagcatcttctgatcttctgaccttgaagtgcttctgagcgtgataccatcttctgattttcagtgcttctgatctcatgttcttctgatgcttccatagacccatgttctgattctgcttcgaccatcttctgatgtcttgccagaccatgttctgatgttgcatgctgaaccatttgagacacatcttctgagcgctgaattatgcgtactctttatatatttcctgaaagggaaattgcattggattagagtaccatattatcttaagcaaaattcatattattgttatcatcaaaactaagataattgataagaacaaatcttgttctaacaatctccccctttttgatgatgacaaaaacatatataaatgatatgaatttgcgatcagaaagagtagacggcaaaagacaaattacacagctatagcataagcatatgaatatgtctccccctgagattaacaatctccccctgagataaataatctccccctgaaataaatactcgaagaactttgataaaagacttccctgattatttcggtagagacgatcatataagcttctgccttcagagaattcatagcttctgacttctgcttccattggacagcttcagaacttgaatttctttgatcttcagaacattcacagcttctgacttctgcttccattcaggacagcttcagaacttgaattactgccaacatcacttcatgctagatttgtatcagaacattgttgaatgtaccagagcatcatctgagcatctctacatcctgaaatgttacagaacaaaaactaaacgacaaaagtcagcatgaacgagttagaacataaaatgtatattcaaatacatgatatgtatcagagccaaatgtatcagagcatttaggctaaaaacatgtatcagagcaaataatgtatcagagccataacattatatgtatcagggcaaatagaattttgtcataacaggatagacaatgatattcaaattctattatcagtgcttctgattcattcttctttcttgcttctgatctctgaagcttgacagcactcagcttgcttcagtttccatggttttgcttctagtgtttgctttgaagattcacttcacttctctgtacctgcaaaacacttaaaccatatagaacttgcagttcttgttagtgaatgtgtgggagcctttacccagcaactgatagatttaatcaaatcatttatcatttatctttctccccctttttgtcataacatcaaaaagaatatataaaaaaaaattcagatgtataaaacgacaaaagaaaacatttactggaatgtaaaacacaaagaaactttttcattgatcagcaaaagaggattacaagaagttgtgcaacaaagaaaaagaaaactactaagaccaaatcctaggaccctagctaagaccacgtctgtgccagcatgccatgaaggagtgaaacgcctcattgactgcttctagggctttcaggcgagggatcagggagacttggtcctgcagcagatcttccaccacctttaccagagacaacatcctcagcgggtgaagatgaagagatgtcttcagaagagattaaaggagaggaaaaatcagaggaagctgagtcttgaaggtcgaaagatgaggaagaagatggagatgatggagggctttcaccaggaggatgaaacacacgtctagaatagtttccagacaacattgcttcgaaaggattcaccttgagaggatcataggtgattttgatctttttgggtttggaaggagatgtttcaacagcttttcgtttgttgtttttattattttcatgatttcctgggcttgatgaagagttcatgatgggtttgcaggtAGGGTGTGATATGGAAGAGAGGGAGAGACAAACTTTAAGAGGAATGCAAGGAGATAGAAAAAGTTGAGAGGGAACGAGAAGAGTttaaagagtatttaaaagaaaatgaaatgaaacgaatgatgactagcatttaatgttacgtgacgtgaggagagataatagagacaaatgaagtgactggcacagttacctatggtcggcgtcccttcaactgcacgcgcgcttatccatgaatagtaacgacaggtttaccatcccgagataaaacgtaacagctgttttgctttaaaagaggttctgaatcaacttagacaatgaaacgttagtaataaccgaatcataatttctaaaagatttcaatcagaacttccgaaaaaaaattgttccacattcatttcagaagatactcatacatgagaacttctcatcttctcattctgggcataaatccatattgatgttcttcagaatgaacttaaacctatcttcagccaggggttttgtaaagatatcagcccattgatggtctgtatcaacaaagtttaaagaaataacacccttctgaacatagtcccttatgaaatgatgttttatctcaatatgtttagcttttgaatgaagaataggattcttagataaacatatagcagaagtattatcacagaatataggaatgttactctcaaatatctgataatcttctaactgactcttcatccagagcatctgtgtgctacaaccagcagcagcgacatattctgcttctgttgttgatagagcaatagttgcttgcttcttgctgtaccaggagatcaaatgacttccaagaaattggcaacttcctgaagtactttttctttcaattctgtctccagcatagtcagcatcgcagaatcctactaagttgtattctttagattttctgtaaactaaaccaacattagtagtacctttcagataccttagaatcctcttaacagcagttaaatgagattctctaggatctgattggaatctagcacacaaacaaacactgaacagaatgtcaggtctagaagcagtcagatatagaagagatccaatcatacctctgtatagcttctgatctaccttcttacttacctcatccttacctaggatgcatgttggatgcataggagttttggcttctttgcagtctagaagattaaacttcttcagaagttccttcacatacttggtttggtgaacatacgttccttctgatgtttgatttatttgtattccaaggaaatacttgagttctcccatcatgctcatttcaaactcagcctgcatagacttagcaaactcctttccaagtgtagcattagatgttccaaaaataatatcatctacatatatttgacaaattaaaatatccttttcaaaggttttacaaaagagagtagtgtccacttttcctctagtgaaaccattatccaaaaggaaagaacttaagcgttcgtaccaagctctgggagcctgtttcaatccatacaatgatttcttaagtttaaaaacatgattaggagacatagagtcttcaaaaccaggaggttgatggacataaacttcttcatctatataaccatttaagaaggcactcttaacatccatctgatagagagtgatgttatgttgagtggcaaaagaaattaatagacgaatagattctaacctggccactggtgcaaaggtttctgtgtagtcaatcccttcttgctgactataaccctgagccaccagtctggctttgttccttaccacttcgcctttctcactgagcttgtttctgaagacccattttgtaccgattatattgaatccatctggtctaggaacaagatcccaaacatcattccttgtaaactgatttagttcttcttgcatagcaattatccagtctggatcttctagagcatgatcaacagaagttggctcgatcaaagatacaagacctaattgacagtctgcattgtttctaaggaatgctcttgttctgattggatcatccttctttccaagaatgacatcttctgaatgaccagagatgagtctggatgatcttctgacagatggttctt includes these proteins:
- the LOC131617650 gene encoding abscisic acid receptor PYL4-like — protein: MPSAVQFQRYNPEMATVNAMTNGVNCSKQGRYVTVTVPETVTNHHDAHMVGPNQCYSVVIQTINASVSTVWSVVRRFDNPQGYKHFVKSCNVVAGDGVRVGALREVRLVSGLPAVSSTERLDILDEERHVISFSVVGGIHRLRNYRSVTTLHGDGNGGTVVIESYVVDVPHGNTKEETCSFVDTIVRCNLQSLAQIAEKL